In one Brooklawnia cerclae genomic region, the following are encoded:
- a CDS encoding GNAT family N-acetyltransferase, giving the protein MPAEVSIDLTDDVEALIVPHREAMLKAYQGLFTTPFPDDDTLRGEWRTVLATRDARAYLARLAGRPAGTVSTFVDAGGNGWIQKLYVHPDAQHRGVGRALHDRMLDDLRERGCHEANLWVLAANSSAIRHYRRWGWQRLDSPPYAPHGLPEWRFVLPLG; this is encoded by the coding sequence ATGCCTGCCGAGGTGAGCATCGACCTGACCGACGACGTCGAGGCGCTCATCGTCCCGCATCGCGAGGCGATGCTGAAGGCCTATCAAGGCCTGTTCACCACGCCGTTCCCGGACGACGACACCCTGCGCGGCGAATGGCGGACGGTGCTCGCCACGAGGGACGCGCGCGCCTACCTGGCGAGGCTGGCCGGTCGTCCGGCGGGCACCGTCTCCACGTTCGTGGACGCGGGCGGCAACGGCTGGATCCAGAAGCTGTACGTGCACCCGGACGCCCAGCACCGCGGCGTCGGGCGCGCCCTGCACGACCGCATGCTCGACGACCTGCGGGAACGCGGTTGTCATGAGGCCAACCTGTGGGTGCTGGCCGCGAACTCGTCCGCCATCCGGCACTATCGGCGCTGGGGCTGGCAGCGGCTCGACTCCCCGCCGTACGCGCCCCACGGCCTGCCGGAATGGCGCTTCGTCCTGCCGCTGGGGTGA
- a CDS encoding glutathione S-transferase family protein, translated as MNNLSSTATTDWAGDPQNASVDGEFVRDVHYIADRIVASVPAGSAPVAMPGTRGRVGEMLWPVEAGRYRLMAARACPWAHRAVIVRRLMGLEDAISLSLAAPTHDVRSWNYIGAYPGDVDPVLGIVRLQDAYFARVPGYPRGITVPAIAEVSSGKVVTNDYNQMTIDLARQWGALRRPGAPDLYPDDLVDQIESINEVVYDKINNGVYKCGFAASQGAYERAYRELWDALDWVTDILSKRRYLVGDHITLADIRLFTTLVRFDAVYHGHFKANRSKISEIPVLWGYLRDLFQTPGFGDTVDFTQIKQHYYIVHKEVNPTQIVPLGPDLSGLLTPHGREVLGGTPFGDGTAPRPVPVAERPNAGSNPLFPA; from the coding sequence ATGAACAACTTATCGAGCACGGCGACCACCGACTGGGCCGGGGATCCGCAGAACGCGTCCGTCGACGGCGAGTTCGTCCGCGACGTGCACTACATCGCGGACCGCATCGTCGCCTCGGTGCCCGCGGGCAGTGCCCCCGTGGCGATGCCCGGGACGCGGGGTCGCGTGGGCGAGATGCTGTGGCCTGTCGAGGCCGGGCGCTACCGGCTGATGGCCGCCCGCGCCTGTCCGTGGGCGCACAGGGCGGTCATCGTCCGGCGCCTCATGGGTCTTGAGGACGCGATCTCGCTGAGCCTCGCCGCGCCCACCCACGACGTCCGGTCGTGGAACTACATCGGGGCATACCCGGGCGACGTCGACCCGGTGCTGGGCATCGTCCGCCTGCAGGACGCCTACTTCGCGCGTGTGCCCGGATACCCGCGCGGGATCACCGTGCCCGCGATCGCCGAGGTGTCGTCCGGGAAGGTGGTCACCAACGACTACAACCAGATGACCATCGACCTCGCCCGCCAGTGGGGTGCCCTCCGGCGTCCCGGCGCCCCCGACCTCTACCCGGACGATCTCGTCGACCAGATCGAGTCGATCAACGAGGTGGTCTACGACAAGATCAACAACGGTGTCTACAAGTGCGGCTTCGCGGCTTCCCAGGGCGCCTACGAACGGGCTTACCGCGAACTGTGGGACGCCCTCGACTGGGTCACCGACATCCTGTCGAAGCGCCGCTACCTGGTGGGCGACCACATCACGCTCGCCGACATCCGCTTGTTCACCACACTCGTGCGGTTCGACGCCGTCTACCACGGCCACTTCAAGGCCAACCGGAGCAAGATCAGCGAGATCCCCGTGCTGTGGGGCTACCTGCGTGACCTCTTCCAGACCCCGGGGTTCGGCGACACCGTCGACTTCACCCAGATCAAACAGCACTACTACATCGTGCACAAGGAGGTGAACCCCACGCAGATCGTCCCGCTCGGGCCGGATCTGTCGGGTCTCCTCACTCCCCACGGACGCGAGGTGCTCGGCGGCACGCCGTTCGGTGACGGCACCGCGCCGCGGCCCGTCCCGGTCGCCGAGCGGCCGAACGCTGGCAGCAACCCGCTGTTCCCCGCCTGA